From Deferrisoma camini S3R1, the proteins below share one genomic window:
- the meaB gene encoding methylmalonyl Co-A mutase-associated GTPase MeaB, with translation MNYVEEALRGNQLAGARLIRLLEEGDPQGIEYLKALYPHTGRAFILGMTGPPGAGKSTLVDRIITEFRRRDLKVGVVAVDPSSPFSGGAILGDRVRMQRHATDPGVFVRSMATRGHLGGLSRATGEAVLVLDAMGYDVILIETVGVGQDEVEIVDMAHTTAVVCLPGMGDDIQAMKAGILEIGDLFIVNKADRPGADEVVKQLQVMLEMRTAHDQDAWRPPVLKTVAVRNEGIAEVVDAFYAHRDHQERTGVLAERKAKRQMHFFRELVKEMAAERIFGAAEGSADYARMLEDLTARRLDPYTAAETLLDQTLGGGNPR, from the coding sequence ATGAACTACGTCGAAGAGGCCCTTCGGGGCAACCAGCTGGCCGGGGCCCGGCTCATCCGGCTCCTGGAGGAGGGGGACCCCCAGGGGATCGAGTACCTGAAGGCCCTGTACCCCCACACCGGTCGGGCGTTCATCCTGGGCATGACGGGCCCCCCGGGGGCGGGCAAGTCCACCCTGGTAGACCGGATCATCACCGAGTTTCGGCGCCGGGACCTCAAGGTGGGGGTGGTGGCCGTGGACCCGTCGAGCCCGTTCAGCGGGGGCGCGATCCTGGGGGACCGGGTGCGCATGCAGCGCCACGCCACCGACCCCGGGGTGTTCGTGCGGTCCATGGCCACCCGGGGGCACCTGGGGGGCTTGAGCCGGGCCACGGGCGAGGCCGTGCTGGTGCTGGACGCCATGGGCTACGACGTGATCCTGATCGAGACCGTGGGCGTGGGCCAGGACGAGGTGGAGATCGTGGACATGGCCCACACCACCGCCGTGGTGTGCCTGCCGGGCATGGGCGACGACATCCAGGCCATGAAGGCCGGCATCCTGGAGATCGGGGACCTGTTCATCGTGAACAAGGCCGACCGGCCGGGCGCCGACGAGGTGGTCAAGCAGCTCCAGGTCATGCTCGAGATGCGCACGGCCCACGACCAAGACGCCTGGCGTCCCCCGGTGCTCAAGACCGTGGCGGTCCGGAACGAGGGCATCGCCGAGGTGGTGGACGCCTTCTACGCCCACCGGGACCACCAGGAACGCACAGGGGTTCTGGCGGAGCGCAAGGCCAAGCGCCAGATGCACTTCTTCCGGGAGCTGGTCAAGGAGATGGCGGCCGAGCGGATCTTCGGGGCTGCGGAGGGTTCGGCCGACTACGCCCGCATGCTCGAGGACCTCACGGCCCGACGGCTCGACCCCTACACCGCTGCCGAGACCCTGCTGGACCAGACCCTGGGCGGGGGGAATCCCCGGTAG
- a CDS encoding HNH endonuclease — MQALEQQVLRVDAAGVPLEWVDYQEAVRLYYLGRVVYSLGRTVYRVRGGVNARTGRRTVIAVQAIVATASDRRAIKKALARCTPPLSNATLFRRDAYLCLYCGRRFRRRDLSRDHVTPLSRGGTDTWNNVVTACKRCNHRKSGRTPEEAGMQLLAVPFTPSHAEYIYLQGRRVLADQMEFLLGHIPPTSPFHQRLRWYRH; from the coding sequence GTGCAGGCCCTGGAGCAGCAGGTGCTGCGGGTGGACGCCGCGGGGGTCCCCCTGGAGTGGGTGGACTACCAGGAGGCGGTGCGGCTGTACTACCTGGGGCGGGTGGTGTACTCGCTGGGCCGCACCGTGTACCGGGTGCGGGGCGGGGTGAACGCCCGAACCGGAAGGCGTACGGTCATCGCCGTGCAGGCGATCGTGGCCACCGCCTCGGACCGCCGTGCCATCAAGAAGGCCCTGGCCCGGTGCACCCCCCCGCTGTCGAACGCCACCCTGTTCCGCCGGGACGCGTACCTGTGCCTGTACTGCGGCAGGCGCTTCCGCCGGAGGGATCTCTCCCGGGACCACGTGACCCCCCTGAGCCGGGGCGGCACCGACACCTGGAACAACGTGGTCACCGCCTGCAAACGCTGCAACCACCGCAAGTCGGGCCGCACACCCGAGGAGGCGGGCATGCAGCTCCTGGCCGTGCCGTTCACCCCCAGCCACGCCGAGTACATCTACCTGCAGGGCCGGCGGGTGCTGGCCGACCAGATGGAGTTCCTCCTGGGTCACATCCCCCCCACGAGCCCGTTCCACCAACGGCTCCGGTGGTACCGCCACTGA
- a CDS encoding cobalamin B12-binding domain-containing protein — MKQKKVRVLIAKPGLDGHDRGAKVVARFLQENGYEVIYTGLHQSPEQIVNAALQEAVDAIGISVLSGSHNYVFPEVMKLLKERGMDDVVVFGGGTIPEEDIPPLLATGVKALFRPGTPLEEVLEFMKENVG, encoded by the coding sequence ATGAAACAGAAAAAGGTGCGGGTGCTCATTGCCAAGCCGGGCCTCGACGGCCACGACCGGGGGGCCAAGGTGGTGGCCCGGTTCCTTCAGGAGAACGGCTACGAGGTGATCTACACGGGGCTGCACCAGAGCCCCGAGCAGATCGTGAACGCGGCCCTCCAGGAGGCGGTGGATGCCATCGGCATCTCGGTGCTGTCGGGGTCCCACAACTACGTGTTCCCCGAGGTGATGAAGCTCCTGAAGGAGCGGGGCATGGACGACGTGGTGGTGTTCGGCGGGGGCACCATCCCCGAGGAGGACATCCCGCCGCTCCTGGCCACCGGCGTGAAGGCCCTGTTCCGGCCCGGCACCCCGTTGGAGGAGGTGCTCGAGTTCATGAAGGAGAACGTGGGGTGA
- a CDS encoding Rossmann-like domain-containing protein, translating into MGILAEAASLVEDRLGPAGRGLRVERVVVGLFFTGVKLSDGSGGVCYTPVKEIPQAVCCPTSAGRTFDPVGVRGTGVWEVLEALDSREPIKTAVAVATLNALSASWWARASSLPYTIETGRDAQEVIRMPAGASVALVGAFVPVLRRLKQRGGTWWVVEQDPRTLKPDELPHYVPAADARDVLARADVLVVTGVTLVNHTLEEILAVARPGVEIAVMGPTASMVPDPLFERGVRVVGGVWVRRTDELLDVLAAGGSGYHFFDTLADRIVIQRPA; encoded by the coding sequence ATGGGAATTCTCGCCGAGGCCGCATCTCTGGTGGAGGATCGGTTGGGTCCGGCCGGCCGGGGCCTGCGGGTGGAGCGCGTGGTGGTGGGGCTTTTCTTCACCGGGGTGAAACTCTCGGACGGGTCGGGCGGGGTGTGCTACACCCCCGTGAAGGAGATCCCCCAGGCCGTGTGCTGCCCCACGTCGGCGGGACGCACCTTCGATCCGGTGGGCGTCCGGGGCACGGGGGTCTGGGAGGTGCTCGAGGCCCTGGACTCCCGGGAGCCGATCAAGACGGCCGTGGCCGTCGCCACCCTGAACGCCTTGAGCGCGAGCTGGTGGGCCCGGGCCTCCAGCCTCCCCTACACCATCGAGACCGGCAGGGACGCCCAGGAGGTGATCCGCATGCCTGCCGGGGCCTCGGTGGCCCTGGTGGGCGCGTTCGTGCCGGTGCTGCGGCGCCTCAAACAGCGGGGCGGGACCTGGTGGGTCGTGGAGCAGGATCCCCGCACCCTGAAGCCCGACGAGCTACCCCACTATGTGCCGGCCGCCGACGCCCGCGACGTGCTCGCCCGGGCGGACGTGCTGGTGGTGACCGGGGTGACCCTGGTGAACCACACCCTGGAGGAGATCCTGGCGGTTGCCCGGCCCGGGGTCGAGATCGCGGTCATGGGGCCCACGGCCAGCATGGTGCCCGACCCCCTCTTCGAGCGGGGGGTGCGCGTGGTGGGCGGCGTCTGGGTCCGCAGGACCGACGAGCTCCTCGACGTTCTGGCCGCGGGCGGCTCCGGATACCACTTCTTCGACACCCTGGCGGACCGCATCGTGATCCAGCGGCCGGCCTGA
- a CDS encoding MopE-related protein has product MQRWWVNGFLPDRFLRPRCRRRAPSRCRRKPGRRGRPSCARGCHKAHPKAEEVCGNGIDDDCDGLVDEGCLVGLSVAPPTAVLGVLGETLRLAVTGHYVGGEDRDLTASAEGTTYRSDVPTVAEVSSEGMVTAVGEGTATITAFNSGLTASTVITVRWDEDGDGVADAADLCPGTPPGAGVDPIGCASTQGTDSDGDGVSNHVEHRVGTDPLDPSDVPVVRVRYGYDGRGQMVEAEAFVGRGP; this is encoded by the coding sequence ATGCAGAGGTGGTGGGTAAACGGTTTCCTACCGGATCGCTTTTTACGACCGAGGTGCAGGAGGCGAGCGCCATCTCGATGCCGGCGCAAGCCCGGGCGACGGGGGAGGCCCTCGTGCGCAAGGGGCTGCCACAAGGCCCACCCCAAGGCCGAGGAGGTGTGCGGCAACGGCATCGACGACGACTGCGACGGGCTCGTGGACGAGGGGTGCTTGGTGGGGCTTTCCGTGGCCCCACCTACGGCGGTTCTCGGGGTCCTGGGAGAGACCTTGCGGCTTGCGGTCACGGGCCACTACGTGGGTGGGGAGGATCGGGACCTCACCGCTTCGGCGGAAGGCACGACGTACCGGTCCGACGTGCCGACGGTGGCCGAGGTGAGTTCCGAGGGCATGGTCACGGCGGTGGGGGAAGGAACCGCCACGATCACGGCTTTCAACTCCGGCCTCACCGCCTCGACCGTGATCACCGTGCGATGGGACGAAGACGGCGACGGCGTGGCGGACGCTGCGGATCTTTGCCCGGGGACGCCTCCCGGCGCCGGGGTGGACCCCATAGGCTGCGCGAGCACCCAGGGGACCGACAGCGACGGGGACGGCGTATCGAACCACGTGGAGCACCGCGTGGGCACGGATCCCTTGGACCCCTCCGATGTTCCGGTGGTGCGGGTGAGGTACGGGTACGACGGGCGGGGGCAGATGGTTGAGGCGGAGGCGTTCGTGGGGCGAGGCCCCTGA
- a CDS encoding ATP-binding protein, with protein MFSPGSILLVFVAYMAGLFLLAVLVERGGPWGRRFAHSPHVYALSLAVYCTSWTFYGSVGKAATSGLLFLPIYLGPTLAFGAGWLLLHRMVRLKQRHRITTVADFLAVRYGKSPAVAATVTVAALLGIAPYIALQLKAVLTTFRLLTAEAAAGVEHHVAPLTVIVLCLFSILFGARHLDATERHPGLVAAVSVECLVKLVAFLTAGVFVTFGLFDGLSDLLLQARRSGALEVLAEPSYPSWAAYILLAAAAGWFLPRQFQVAVVEAAEPGHVRRAAWIFPLYMLLINLFVIPIALAGRALGYPAGQADTFVLTLPLAHAGPALSLVVAVGGFSAAAGMIMVSSVALATMATNHLLVPAAGFVPGLGFLREHLLTCRRVAIVGVVLFGYWVQAHLAGSYMLVNIGMISFVAVLQFAVPGVVGLLWRGASRTGALAGLAAGYGVWAYTLLLPALARSGWAPAEAWMAATAGGVWAPEALAGIAFPDVYTHAAFWTLVTNLGGLVLGSLLAPPSPSTLSVVEDFVSDEEPGTPWEDGLEEGPVVSVEAKRERIEILFRKYFGETQARDLAARCLVRAGLVGRESAPLARLAGLVAEAENVLAGGVGAATAHQVVKAARILSGTERQELTRVYSRVLADLGLAPAQLQRRINHYRARAAELRRHAEELIQALAQRDAEIEARTRAERERVRAHQAQQTINRLLRISFEGGPLEGQLARALGIVLESPWMELRPAGAVFLREGDILRRVTAQGLAPEIEERCATVRVGDCLCGLAAQNGRVVCASSAEPDHLPSPHLHGHFIVPIRDGDDTIGVMCLYAREGTPRAEAEETAFLEGLGSALAALIRRARADEALRRARDELEIRVEERTRELRETLAALEHAHAELQQTQAKLVQQAKLASIGQLAAGVAHEINNPLGFVTSNFNTLRGYARDLEAFLEAVRAEAGSGGWAERLEALEQEHEVGYLLSDMADIFTECADGFERIRSIVQNLRSFSRIDALEHAPYDLNEGVRSTLVVARNAYKYVAEAETALGPVPEIDAIGNEINQVLLNLVVNAAQAIASQDRAAPGRITVRTYADDENVYCEVTDDGPGIPPEVVDRLFDPFFTTKPPGEGTGLGLNLSYDIVVNHHGGEIRVESPPQGGARFVVVLPRDRSAAIRRAGGQGC; from the coding sequence ATGTTTAGCCCCGGCTCGATCCTTCTCGTGTTCGTGGCCTACATGGCCGGGTTGTTCCTCCTGGCCGTCCTGGTGGAGCGGGGAGGCCCCTGGGGCCGGCGGTTCGCCCACAGCCCGCACGTCTACGCCCTGTCGCTGGCCGTCTATTGCACCAGCTGGACCTTCTACGGAAGCGTGGGCAAGGCGGCCACCTCGGGGCTCCTGTTCCTACCCATCTACCTCGGGCCGACCCTCGCCTTCGGTGCCGGGTGGCTCCTGCTGCACCGGATGGTCCGGCTCAAGCAACGGCACCGCATCACCACGGTGGCGGACTTCCTGGCCGTTCGGTACGGAAAGTCCCCGGCGGTGGCGGCTACGGTGACCGTGGCCGCTCTGCTCGGGATCGCGCCCTACATCGCCCTCCAGCTCAAGGCCGTGCTCACCACGTTCCGTCTGCTCACGGCCGAGGCGGCAGCCGGCGTGGAGCACCACGTGGCCCCATTGACGGTGATCGTCCTGTGCCTGTTCTCGATCCTGTTCGGAGCCCGGCACCTGGACGCGACGGAGCGCCACCCGGGGCTTGTGGCGGCCGTGTCCGTGGAGTGCCTGGTGAAGCTCGTGGCGTTCCTGACCGCTGGCGTCTTCGTGACCTTCGGTCTGTTCGACGGCTTGTCGGACCTGCTCCTCCAGGCCCGAAGGAGCGGCGCGTTGGAGGTACTGGCCGAACCGTCCTACCCCTCGTGGGCCGCCTACATCCTGCTGGCCGCGGCTGCGGGTTGGTTCCTTCCTCGCCAGTTCCAGGTGGCCGTGGTGGAGGCGGCCGAGCCGGGCCACGTACGCAGGGCCGCCTGGATCTTTCCCCTGTACATGCTCCTCATCAACCTGTTCGTGATCCCCATCGCGTTGGCGGGCCGTGCCTTGGGTTACCCGGCCGGCCAGGCGGACACCTTCGTGCTCACCCTTCCCCTGGCCCACGCGGGCCCGGCATTGTCCCTGGTCGTGGCCGTCGGAGGATTCTCGGCGGCAGCCGGCATGATCATGGTGAGCTCCGTGGCCCTGGCCACCATGGCCACGAACCACCTCCTGGTACCCGCCGCCGGGTTCGTGCCGGGGTTGGGGTTTCTGAGGGAGCACCTGCTCACCTGCCGGCGGGTCGCCATCGTGGGGGTGGTGTTGTTCGGGTACTGGGTCCAGGCCCACCTGGCCGGGTCGTACATGCTGGTCAACATCGGCATGATCTCGTTCGTGGCGGTCCTGCAGTTCGCCGTGCCGGGGGTGGTGGGGCTCCTGTGGCGGGGGGCGTCGCGGACCGGCGCCCTGGCCGGGCTCGCCGCGGGGTACGGGGTGTGGGCATACACCCTCCTCCTCCCGGCCCTGGCCCGGAGCGGGTGGGCACCGGCAGAGGCCTGGATGGCCGCGACAGCCGGGGGGGTCTGGGCCCCCGAAGCCCTGGCCGGCATCGCGTTTCCCGACGTATACACCCATGCCGCGTTCTGGACCCTGGTGACCAACCTGGGGGGGTTGGTGCTCGGGTCCCTGCTCGCTCCGCCGAGCCCGTCGACGCTCTCCGTGGTGGAGGACTTCGTATCCGACGAGGAACCCGGCACCCCGTGGGAGGACGGGCTGGAGGAGGGCCCGGTGGTGTCCGTGGAGGCCAAGCGCGAGCGGATCGAAATCCTGTTCCGCAAGTACTTCGGGGAAACCCAGGCGCGGGACCTGGCAGCCCGGTGTCTGGTGCGGGCCGGGCTCGTGGGCCGCGAGAGCGCTCCCCTCGCCCGGCTCGCGGGGCTCGTGGCCGAGGCGGAGAACGTGCTGGCCGGAGGCGTGGGGGCGGCCACGGCCCACCAGGTGGTCAAGGCGGCCAGGATTTTGAGTGGGACTGAGCGCCAGGAACTGACCCGGGTGTACTCCAGGGTCTTGGCCGACCTGGGCCTCGCGCCGGCCCAGCTCCAGCGGCGGATTAACCATTACCGGGCCCGGGCCGCCGAGCTCCGGCGCCACGCCGAGGAGCTGATCCAGGCCCTGGCCCAGCGCGACGCCGAGATCGAGGCCCGCACCCGCGCCGAACGCGAGCGCGTGCGAGCCCACCAGGCCCAGCAGACCATCAACCGGCTGCTTCGGATCTCGTTCGAGGGAGGGCCGCTCGAGGGGCAACTCGCCCGGGCCTTGGGGATCGTTCTGGAGAGCCCATGGATGGAACTGCGGCCGGCCGGAGCCGTGTTCCTCCGGGAGGGAGACATCCTCCGGCGGGTGACCGCGCAAGGCCTCGCCCCCGAGATCGAGGAGCGGTGCGCCACGGTACGGGTCGGGGACTGCCTGTGCGGGTTGGCCGCCCAGAACGGCCGGGTCGTGTGCGCGAGCTCGGCCGAACCGGATCATCTGCCGTCGCCGCACCTCCACGGGCACTTCATCGTGCCGATCCGCGACGGCGACGACACCATCGGCGTGATGTGCCTGTACGCCCGTGAGGGAACCCCACGGGCCGAGGCCGAGGAGACCGCGTTCCTGGAGGGGTTGGGGAGCGCCCTGGCGGCCCTGATCCGCCGCGCCCGGGCCGACGAGGCCCTCCGCCGAGCCCGCGACGAGCTGGAGATTCGGGTGGAAGAGCGCACCCGGGAGCTGCGCGAGACCCTGGCCGCCCTCGAGCACGCCCACGCCGAGCTCCAGCAGACCCAGGCCAAGCTGGTCCAGCAGGCCAAGCTCGCCTCCATCGGCCAGCTGGCCGCCGGCGTGGCCCACGAGATCAACAACCCCCTCGGATTCGTCACCAGCAACTTCAACACCTTGCGGGGCTACGCCCGGGACCTGGAGGCGTTCCTGGAAGCGGTACGGGCCGAGGCGGGGAGCGGAGGCTGGGCCGAGCGCCTGGAGGCCCTGGAGCAGGAGCACGAAGTGGGGTACCTACTGTCCGACATGGCCGACATCTTCACCGAGTGTGCCGACGGGTTCGAGCGGATCCGCTCCATCGTGCAGAACCTGCGCAGCTTCTCCCGGATCGACGCCCTGGAGCACGCCCCCTACGATCTCAACGAGGGGGTCCGCAGCACGCTGGTGGTGGCCCGCAATGCGTACAAGTACGTGGCCGAGGCGGAGACCGCGCTGGGCCCCGTGCCGGAGATCGACGCCATCGGCAACGAGATCAACCAGGTCCTCCTGAACCTCGTGGTGAACGCGGCCCAGGCCATCGCCTCCCAGGACCGGGCCGCCCCCGGCCGGATCACGGTGCGAACCTATGCGGACGACGAGAACGTGTACTGCGAAGTGACCGACGACGGCCCCGGCATTCCACCCGAGGTCGTGGACCGGCTGTTCGATCCGTTCTTCACCACCAAGCCGCCGGGGGAGGGCACGGGGCTCGGCCTGAACCTCTCCTACGACATCGTCGTGAACCACCACGGCGGAGAGATCCGGGTGGAGTCTCCTCCCCAGGGAGGAGCCCGGTTCGTGGTGGTGCTCCCCCGCGACCGTTCCGCAGCCATCCGCCGCGCGGGAGGGCAGGGGTGCTGA
- a CDS encoding acyl-CoA dehydrogenase family protein, with product MEFALTEEQKMVQDMVRRFAENELKPIADELDRTERFPTETLKKMAELGLMSMLVPAEAGGTGMGAVAYSLALMEIARGCMSHAVTTSVTNMVCEAIYRFGTPEQHARYIPKIASGEYPAGAFALTEPNAGSDAGSLRATAVRDGDHYVLNGTKVFITSGSYAGVVMVAAKTDREAGKRGISVLLVEQGTPGMKVARKEEKMGQRASDTVQLVFEDCRVPVENLLGNEGDGFKIMLASLDGGRIGIASNSCGLAQAALESAAAYAKDRRQFGRPIADFQAIGFKLADMATQLDAARLLTLRAAQLKEQGRPYTQEASMAKVYATEMAQRAAREAIQIHGGYGYVREYPVERYLRDAMALTLYEGTSEIQRLVISRQLLA from the coding sequence ATGGAGTTCGCGCTGACCGAAGAGCAGAAGATGGTCCAGGACATGGTCCGGCGGTTTGCGGAGAACGAGCTCAAGCCCATCGCGGACGAGCTGGACCGGACCGAGCGGTTTCCGACCGAAACCCTGAAGAAGATGGCCGAGCTGGGGCTCATGAGCATGCTGGTCCCGGCCGAAGCCGGGGGCACCGGCATGGGCGCGGTGGCCTACTCCCTGGCGCTCATGGAGATCGCCCGGGGATGCATGAGCCACGCGGTGACCACCTCGGTGACCAACATGGTGTGCGAGGCCATCTACCGGTTCGGCACGCCGGAGCAGCACGCCCGGTACATCCCCAAGATCGCCTCGGGCGAGTACCCGGCCGGGGCGTTCGCCCTGACCGAGCCCAACGCCGGCTCCGACGCCGGGAGCCTGCGGGCCACGGCGGTGCGGGACGGCGACCACTACGTGCTGAACGGCACCAAGGTGTTCATCACCTCGGGCTCCTACGCCGGGGTGGTGATGGTGGCGGCCAAGACCGACCGCGAGGCGGGCAAGCGGGGCATCAGCGTGCTGCTGGTGGAGCAGGGCACCCCGGGCATGAAGGTGGCCCGCAAGGAGGAGAAGATGGGCCAGCGGGCCTCGGACACGGTGCAGCTGGTGTTCGAGGATTGCCGGGTGCCGGTCGAGAACCTGCTCGGAAACGAGGGCGATGGGTTCAAGATCATGCTCGCCAGCCTCGACGGCGGCCGCATCGGCATCGCCTCGAACTCCTGCGGCCTGGCCCAGGCGGCCCTGGAGTCGGCCGCGGCCTATGCCAAGGACCGGCGCCAGTTCGGCCGGCCCATCGCCGACTTCCAGGCGATCGGGTTCAAGCTGGCCGACATGGCCACCCAGCTCGACGCGGCCCGCCTGCTCACGCTGCGGGCGGCCCAGCTGAAGGAGCAGGGCCGGCCCTACACCCAGGAGGCCAGCATGGCCAAGGTGTACGCCACCGAGATGGCCCAGCGGGCGGCCCGCGAGGCCATTCAGATCCACGGCGGGTACGGGTACGTGCGGGAGTACCCGGTGGAGCGCTACCTGCGGGACGCCATGGCCCTGACCCTGTACGAGGGCACCAGCGAGATCCAACGCCTCGTGATCTCGAGGCAGCTCCTGGCGTAG
- a CDS encoding acyl-CoA mutase large subunit family protein: protein MADNQNLEAIRKENERWARKVAEATARWPERQEEFRSLSEIPIQRLYTPADVPELEYLKDLGYPGEYPFTRGVQTTMYRGRLWTMRQFSGFGTAEETNQRYKFLLENGQTGLSVAFHYPTLKGVNSDHPLARGEVGKCGVAIDSLRDMEILFDGIPLDQVTTSMTINHPAPVLLAMYLVVAEKQGVGWDKVGGTVQNDPLKEFFAQKSFIWPPRESVRLLVDTMEFCMKHVPKWHPVSISGYHIREAGSTAQQELAFTLADGIAYVQAAVERGLDVNAFGPMLSFFFDAHMDFFEEIAKFRAARRMWARIMKERFGATNPKALWLRFHTQTAGVSLTAQQPLNNIVRTAFEALSAVLGGTQSLHTNSFDEAEALPTEEAVTVALRTQQIIAHETGAANTVDPLAGSYFVEALTNEMERQAEEYIRKIDDLGGMITAVEQGYPQDEIMRASMEFQKAVEEGRKVIVGVNKYQMGEEKPIPILKIDDAVERAQIARIEDTKRNRDNAKVERCLQEIRDTARAGDNLLYPILEAVREYALLGEICDALVDVFGAYEDPAVF, encoded by the coding sequence ATGGCAGACAACCAGAACCTGGAGGCGATCCGAAAAGAGAACGAGCGGTGGGCCCGGAAGGTGGCCGAGGCCACGGCCCGCTGGCCCGAGCGGCAGGAGGAGTTCCGCAGCCTCTCCGAGATCCCGATCCAGCGGCTGTACACCCCGGCCGACGTTCCGGAGCTGGAGTACCTGAAGGATCTGGGCTACCCGGGCGAGTACCCGTTCACCCGGGGGGTCCAGACCACCATGTACCGGGGCCGGCTGTGGACCATGCGCCAGTTCTCCGGCTTCGGCACGGCCGAGGAGACGAACCAGCGCTACAAGTTCCTGCTGGAGAACGGCCAGACGGGGCTGTCGGTGGCGTTCCACTACCCCACCCTCAAGGGGGTCAACTCCGACCATCCCCTGGCCCGGGGCGAGGTGGGCAAGTGCGGGGTGGCCATCGACAGCCTCCGGGACATGGAGATCCTCTTCGACGGCATCCCCCTGGACCAGGTGACCACCTCCATGACCATCAACCACCCGGCCCCCGTGCTCCTGGCCATGTACCTGGTGGTGGCCGAGAAGCAGGGGGTGGGCTGGGACAAGGTGGGCGGCACGGTGCAGAACGACCCCCTGAAGGAGTTTTTCGCCCAGAAGTCGTTCATCTGGCCGCCCCGGGAGAGCGTGCGGCTCCTGGTGGACACCATGGAGTTCTGCATGAAGCACGTGCCCAAGTGGCACCCGGTGTCCATCTCGGGCTACCACATCCGCGAGGCCGGCAGCACGGCCCAGCAGGAGCTGGCGTTCACCCTCGCCGACGGCATCGCCTACGTGCAGGCCGCGGTGGAGCGTGGGCTCGATGTGAACGCGTTCGGGCCGATGCTCAGCTTCTTCTTCGACGCCCACATGGACTTCTTCGAGGAGATCGCCAAGTTCCGGGCGGCCCGGCGCATGTGGGCCCGGATCATGAAGGAGCGGTTCGGCGCCACGAACCCCAAGGCCCTGTGGCTGCGGTTCCACACCCAGACCGCGGGCGTCAGCCTCACGGCCCAGCAGCCCCTGAACAACATCGTGCGCACCGCGTTCGAGGCCCTGTCCGCCGTGCTGGGTGGCACCCAGAGCCTGCACACCAACTCGTTCGACGAGGCCGAGGCCCTGCCCACCGAGGAGGCGGTGACCGTGGCCCTCAGGACCCAGCAGATCATCGCCCACGAGACCGGGGCCGCGAACACGGTGGACCCGTTGGCCGGGTCGTACTTCGTGGAGGCCCTCACCAACGAGATGGAGCGCCAGGCCGAGGAGTACATCCGCAAGATCGACGACCTGGGCGGCATGATCACGGCGGTGGAGCAGGGCTACCCCCAGGACGAGATCATGCGGGCCTCCATGGAGTTCCAGAAGGCCGTGGAGGAGGGCCGGAAGGTGATCGTGGGGGTCAACAAGTACCAGATGGGCGAGGAGAAGCCGATCCCGATCCTCAAGATCGACGACGCGGTGGAGCGGGCCCAGATCGCCCGCATCGAGGACACCAAGCGCAACCGCGACAACGCCAAGGTGGAGCGGTGCCTCCAGGAGATCCGCGACACCGCCCGGGCCGGGGACAACCTGCTCTACCCCATCCTCGAGGCCGTGCGCGAGTATGCCCTGCTGGGCGAGATCTGCGACGCCCTGGTGGACGTGTTCGGCGCCTACGAGGACCCGGCGGTCTTCTGA